The Candidatus Endomicrobium procryptotermitis genome has a window encoding:
- the cpaB gene encoding Flp pilus assembly protein CpaB, producing the protein MKKSILIAIIFAILAVFFAYTYLSNLESTYRTMAEPITVVIANQKISQGSVITKEMLLEKKVPKEYVQPKAFATINNLFTKEGKSIYISLNTVEAGEQIMSTKVSRANAETGIVNIIPEGYKALAVNFDVESSNVITPGSRIDILSVIEYEDTDGKMQESIFMIAQNILVLAVGNNYLGSVAQKNDDESRRGSIITLAVTIEEAQTIMLAADNGSLKYIIRPAGDSEIYSIKPMKISDVIKDISTIAVRQKSAFGNDKEDIKAMKQRQKEALEMINKYANQK; encoded by the coding sequence ATGAAAAAATCAATTTTAATTGCAATTATTTTTGCGATTTTGGCTGTATTTTTTGCCTATACTTATCTTTCCAATCTTGAAAGCACGTACAGAACTATGGCTGAACCCATAACGGTTGTAATCGCCAATCAAAAAATCAGTCAAGGCTCGGTAATAACAAAAGAGATGTTATTAGAAAAGAAAGTTCCAAAAGAGTACGTGCAGCCTAAAGCTTTTGCCACAATAAATAATTTATTTACAAAAGAAGGAAAGTCCATTTATATTTCTTTAAACACCGTTGAAGCCGGCGAGCAAATAATGTCCACAAAAGTTTCAAGAGCAAACGCCGAGACCGGAATAGTCAATATTATTCCCGAAGGTTATAAAGCTTTGGCCGTAAATTTTGATGTGGAAAGTTCAAACGTTATCACTCCCGGCAGTAGAATAGATATTTTGAGCGTTATCGAATATGAGGACACAGATGGTAAAATGCAGGAATCGATATTTATGATAGCTCAAAATATTTTGGTTTTAGCAGTCGGAAACAATTATCTTGGTTCAGTCGCTCAAAAAAATGACGATGAGTCAAGACGTGGATCGATAATCACGCTTGCAGTAACTATTGAAGAAGCGCAGACTATAATGCTTGCCGCAGATAACGGCAGTCTTAAATATATTATACGTCCAGCAGGCGACAGTGAAATTTATAGTATTAAACCTATGAAAATTTCCGATGTTATAAAAGATATTTCAACAATTGCTGTTCGGCAAAAATCCGCTTTCGGAAACGATAAAGAAGATATAAAAGCGATGAAACAACGTCAGAAAGAAGCTTTAGAAATGATAAATAAATACGCAAATCAGAAATAG